In the Oryza glaberrima chromosome 6, OglaRS2, whole genome shotgun sequence genome, one interval contains:
- the LOC127777230 gene encoding protein NRT1/ PTR FAMILY 4.6-like isoform X2 produces the protein MQHADHLPPPRNFSRCHLIFLSPNQTTRHWRHSSDRVGMLCCNMAVQICNGKLQQKIDASSGLVVLTIQARTPSLMPPGCAKVAGAACEPVSGPKKAMLFAGLYVTALGIGGIKGSLPSHGAEQFDEHAPRGRKGRSTFFNYFVFCLSVGALIAVTFAVWVEDNKGWQWGFGISTIAILLSIPVFVAGSRLYRNKVPTGSPLTTIAKVVLAAALARRGGAQSASNGAVIDRAPSPTGSTDMKEYCKPGDICGVADRAAEVATEPSQELVFLNRAVQRQPRCGALSCTVQEVEDVKIVLMVLPIFFSTIMLNSCLAQLSTFSVEQAATMDTRVGGLKVPPASLPVFPVTFIILLAPVYDHIIIPFARRATGTEIGITHLQRIGTGLVLSIVAMAVAAVVEVKRKNVASNAGMLDAAAPLPITFFWIAFQYLFLGSADLFTLAGLLEFFFSEAPARMRSLATSLSWASLALGYYLSSVLVTVVNSATGRGGRRAWLQGGNLNHYHLERFYWVMCVLSTLNYLFFLFWAIRYKYRNAGVIKG, from the exons aTGCAGCACGCCGACCACTTGCCTCCCCCACGAAACTTTTCTCGCTGTCACCTGATATTTCTTTCCCCCAACCAAACCACTAGACATTGGCGTCACAGTTCTGATCGGGTTGGTATGCTCTGTTGCAACATGGCAGTGCAAATTTGCAACGGAAAATTGCAGCAGAAAATTGATGCTAGTAGT GGGCTGGTGGTCCTGACGATCCAGGCGAGGACGCCGTCGCTGATGCCGCCGGGGTGCGCCAAGGTTGCCGGCGCGGCGTGCGAGCCGGTGTCGGGGCCGAAGAAGGCGATGCTGTTCGCGGGGCTGTACGTGACGGCGCTGGGCATCGGCGGCATCAAGGGCTCCCTCCCGTCGCACGGCGCCGAGCAGTTCGACGAGCACGCGCCGCGGGGGCGCAAGGGGCGCTCCACCTTCTTCAACTACTTCGTGTTCTGCCTCTCCGTCGGCGCGCTCATCGCCGTCACGTTCGCCGTCTGGGTGGAGGACAACAAGGGGTGGCAGTGGGGGTTCGGCATCTCCACCATCGCCATCCTGCTCTCCATCCCGGTGTTCGTCGCCGGCTCGAGGCTGTACCGCAACAAGGTGCCCACGGGGAGCCCGCTCACCACCATCGCCAaggtcgtcctcgccgccgcgctcgctcgccgcggcggcgcgcagagCGCCAGCAACGGCGCCGTCATCGACCGCGCGCCCAGCCCCACGGGGAGCACCGATATGAAGGAGTACTGCAAGCCCGGGGACATCTGCGGCGtcgccgaccgcgccgccgaGGTGGCCACCGAGCCGTCGCAGGAGCTGGTGTTCCTGAACCGGGCGGTGCAGCGGCAGCCGCGGTGCGGGGCGCTGTCGTGCACGGTGCAGGAGGTGGAGGACGTCAAAATCGTGCTCATGGTGCTCCccatcttcttctccaccaTCATGCTCAACAGCTGCCTGGCGCAGCTGTCCACCTTCTCCGTGGAGCAGGCGGCGACGATGGACACCCGCGTCGGGGGGCTCAAGgtgccgccggcgtcgctgcCGGTGTTCCCGGTCACCTTCATCATCCTCCTCGCCCCGGTCTACGACCACATCATCATCCCGTTCGCGCGACGCGCCACGGGCACGGAGATAGGGATCACCCACCTGCAGCGCATCGGCACGGGGCTCGTCCTCTCCAtcgtcgccatggccgtcgccgccgtggtcgaGGTGAAGCGCAAGAACGTGGCGTCCAACGCCGGAAtgctcgacgcggcggcgccactGCCCATCACCTTCTTCTGGATCGCGTTCCAGTACCTGTTCCTGGGATCCGCCGACCTGTTCACGCTGGCGGGGCTGCTCGAGTTCTTCTTCAGCGAGGCGCCGGCGAGGATGCGGTCGCTGGCGACGTCGCTGTCGTGGGCGTCGCTGGCGCTGGGGTACTACCTGAGCTCGGTGCTGGTGACGGTGGTGAACAGCGCGAcggggcgcggcgggcggcgggcgtggcTGCAGGGGGGGAACCTGAACCACTACCACCTGGAGAGGTTCTACTGGGTGATGTGTGTGCTCAGCACGCTCAACtacctcttcttcttgttctggGCCATCCGGTACAAGTACCGAAACGCCGGGGTCATCAAGGGCTGA
- the LOC127777230 gene encoding protein NRT1/ PTR FAMILY 4.6-like isoform X1: protein MEDGAAAREAERWEGYVDWRNRPAVRGRHGGMLAASFVLVVEVLENLAFLANASNLVTYLMNFMHYSPSQSATTVTNFMGTAFLLALLGGFLSDAFFTTYAIYLISAFVEFLGLVVLTIQARTPSLMPPGCAKVAGAACEPVSGPKKAMLFAGLYVTALGIGGIKGSLPSHGAEQFDEHAPRGRKGRSTFFNYFVFCLSVGALIAVTFAVWVEDNKGWQWGFGISTIAILLSIPVFVAGSRLYRNKVPTGSPLTTIAKVVLAAALARRGGAQSASNGAVIDRAPSPTGSTDMKEYCKPGDICGVADRAAEVATEPSQELVFLNRAVQRQPRCGALSCTVQEVEDVKIVLMVLPIFFSTIMLNSCLAQLSTFSVEQAATMDTRVGGLKVPPASLPVFPVTFIILLAPVYDHIIIPFARRATGTEIGITHLQRIGTGLVLSIVAMAVAAVVEVKRKNVASNAGMLDAAAPLPITFFWIAFQYLFLGSADLFTLAGLLEFFFSEAPARMRSLATSLSWASLALGYYLSSVLVTVVNSATGRGGRRAWLQGGNLNHYHLERFYWVMCVLSTLNYLFFLFWAIRYKYRNAGVIKG from the exons atg gaggacggtgcggcggcgcgggaggcggagAGGTGGGAGGGGTACGTCGACTGGAGGAACCGGCCGGCGGTGCGCGGCCGGCACGGCGGCAtgctcgccgcctccttcgtTCTTG TGGTGGAGGTGCTCGAGAACCTGGCGTTCCTGGCGAACGCGAGCAACCTGGTGACCTACCTGATGAATTTCATGCACTACTCGCCGTCGcagtcggcgacgacggtgacCAACTTCATGGGcaccgccttcctcctcgccctccttgGCGGCTTCCTCTCCGACGCCTTCTTCACCACCTACGCCATCTACCTCATCAGCGCCTTTGTGGAATTCCTG GGGCTGGTGGTCCTGACGATCCAGGCGAGGACGCCGTCGCTGATGCCGCCGGGGTGCGCCAAGGTTGCCGGCGCGGCGTGCGAGCCGGTGTCGGGGCCGAAGAAGGCGATGCTGTTCGCGGGGCTGTACGTGACGGCGCTGGGCATCGGCGGCATCAAGGGCTCCCTCCCGTCGCACGGCGCCGAGCAGTTCGACGAGCACGCGCCGCGGGGGCGCAAGGGGCGCTCCACCTTCTTCAACTACTTCGTGTTCTGCCTCTCCGTCGGCGCGCTCATCGCCGTCACGTTCGCCGTCTGGGTGGAGGACAACAAGGGGTGGCAGTGGGGGTTCGGCATCTCCACCATCGCCATCCTGCTCTCCATCCCGGTGTTCGTCGCCGGCTCGAGGCTGTACCGCAACAAGGTGCCCACGGGGAGCCCGCTCACCACCATCGCCAaggtcgtcctcgccgccgcgctcgctcgccgcggcggcgcgcagagCGCCAGCAACGGCGCCGTCATCGACCGCGCGCCCAGCCCCACGGGGAGCACCGATATGAAGGAGTACTGCAAGCCCGGGGACATCTGCGGCGtcgccgaccgcgccgccgaGGTGGCCACCGAGCCGTCGCAGGAGCTGGTGTTCCTGAACCGGGCGGTGCAGCGGCAGCCGCGGTGCGGGGCGCTGTCGTGCACGGTGCAGGAGGTGGAGGACGTCAAAATCGTGCTCATGGTGCTCCccatcttcttctccaccaTCATGCTCAACAGCTGCCTGGCGCAGCTGTCCACCTTCTCCGTGGAGCAGGCGGCGACGATGGACACCCGCGTCGGGGGGCTCAAGgtgccgccggcgtcgctgcCGGTGTTCCCGGTCACCTTCATCATCCTCCTCGCCCCGGTCTACGACCACATCATCATCCCGTTCGCGCGACGCGCCACGGGCACGGAGATAGGGATCACCCACCTGCAGCGCATCGGCACGGGGCTCGTCCTCTCCAtcgtcgccatggccgtcgccgccgtggtcgaGGTGAAGCGCAAGAACGTGGCGTCCAACGCCGGAAtgctcgacgcggcggcgccactGCCCATCACCTTCTTCTGGATCGCGTTCCAGTACCTGTTCCTGGGATCCGCCGACCTGTTCACGCTGGCGGGGCTGCTCGAGTTCTTCTTCAGCGAGGCGCCGGCGAGGATGCGGTCGCTGGCGACGTCGCTGTCGTGGGCGTCGCTGGCGCTGGGGTACTACCTGAGCTCGGTGCTGGTGACGGTGGTGAACAGCGCGAcggggcgcggcgggcggcgggcgtggcTGCAGGGGGGGAACCTGAACCACTACCACCTGGAGAGGTTCTACTGGGTGATGTGTGTGCTCAGCACGCTCAACtacctcttcttcttgttctggGCCATCCGGTACAAGTACCGAAACGCCGGGGTCATCAAGGGCTGA